CCGTGGGCGTGGTGAGCGTGGTGTCGCACGTCGCGGGACGCGAGATCGCCGACATGATCGCCGCCTGGCACCGCGGCGACACACGACGCGCGGCAGCGCTGCACGCGCGCCTCCTCCCTGTTTTCAAAGGGCTCTTCATGACGACCAATCCCATTCCCGTCAAAGCCGCGCTGAAGCTGAAGGGCTTCGACGCGGGGGGCTTGCGCCTGCCCCTGGTGGAGGCGTCACAGACCCAGATCGATGCCATCCGGTCCCTGCTCGAAGAGGCCGGGCTTCTCTCTTGACCCAGCACCCCCATCATCCGACCGCGGCCCTGCATCAGCAGGCCGAGGCAAGCCCACGGCCCGAGACTCCCGAGTTCTCGCTCAGAAATGGAGACGCTTGAATGGAGATCACCATCACTCCCCGCAAGAAGCGCTGGACAGGGCGAATCGCCGTACCTGGCGACAAGTCCATCTC
The Pseudomonadota bacterium genome window above contains:
- a CDS encoding 4-hydroxy-tetrahydrodipicolinate synthase (catalyzes the formation of dihydrodipicolinate from L-aspartate 4-semialdehyde and pyruvate in lysine and diaminopimelate biosynthesis); its protein translation is VGVVSVVSHVAGREIADMIAAWHRGDTRRAAALHARLLPVFKGLFMTTNPIPVKAALKLKGFDAGGLRLPLVEASQTQIDAIRSLLEEAGLLS